The Paenibacillus tianjinensis genome has a window encoding:
- the clpC gene encoding ATP-dependent protease ATP-binding subunit ClpC, translating to MMFGRFTERAQKVLALAQEEAVRLGHNNIGTEHILLGLIREGDGIAAKALIGLGLGLEKIQDEVETLIGRGQEQPTNIAYTPRAKKVIELSMDEARKLGHTYVGTEHILLGLIREGEGVAARVLNNLGISLNKARQQVLQLLGSSEATSSHSGTPTNVSTPTLDGLARDLTAYAKDGNLDPVIGRSKEIERVIQVLSRRTKNNPVLIGEPGVGKTAIAEGLAQKIINNEIPETLRDKRVMTLDMGSVVAGTKYRGEFEDRLKKIMDEIRQAGNIVLFIDELHTLIGAGGAEGAIDASNILKPALARGELQCIGATTLDEYRKYIEKDAALERRFQPITVDQPSPEEAVQILYGLRDRYEAHHRVKITDEAIVEAVKLSDRYIPDRFLPDKAIDLIDEAGSKVRLNSYTIPPNLKELEMRLDDIRKEKDSAVQSQEFEKAAALRDTEQKIREELDTTKNQWKEKQGRTDSQVTPEDIAQVVASWTGIPVSKLKEEETDRLLNMEALLHERVIGQDEAVKAVSRALRRARAGLKDPKRPMGSFIFLGPTGVGKTELARALAEAMFGDENAVIRIDMSEYMEKHSTSRLVGAPPGYVGYEEGGQLTEKVRRKPYSVVLLDEIEKAHPEVFNILLQVLEDGRLTDSKGRVVDFRNTLIILTSNVGAQAIKKNSTLGFTAVQDAGADYSNMKGKVMEELKKSFRPEFLNRIDEIIVFHSLEEKHIAEIVTLMSDELRKRLREYDVDFVLTDGGKAFLAKEGYDPAFGARPLRRAIQKHIEDRLSEELLKGNIKKGDSLKIDEVNGELVVTTVDVPAAPSLEKEVEAEQ from the coding sequence ATGATGTTTGGAAGATTTACGGAACGCGCACAAAAAGTGCTGGCGCTGGCGCAGGAAGAAGCTGTCCGTTTGGGACATAACAACATCGGTACAGAACATATTTTGCTCGGTCTGATTCGTGAGGGAGACGGCATTGCCGCCAAGGCATTAATCGGCCTCGGTCTGGGTCTGGAGAAAATTCAAGACGAAGTGGAGACGCTGATCGGCAGAGGACAAGAACAGCCTACCAACATCGCGTATACTCCACGTGCAAAAAAGGTTATCGAGCTGTCGATGGATGAAGCCCGTAAGCTGGGTCATACTTACGTCGGAACAGAGCATATCCTGCTCGGACTGATCCGTGAAGGCGAGGGCGTTGCAGCCCGTGTGCTTAACAACCTCGGCATCAGCCTTAACAAAGCCCGTCAGCAAGTACTGCAGCTTCTGGGCAGCAGTGAGGCAACCTCAAGCCACAGCGGTACGCCCACTAATGTAAGCACGCCTACGCTGGATGGTCTGGCCCGCGATTTGACGGCTTATGCTAAAGACGGCAACCTTGATCCGGTTATCGGCCGCAGCAAAGAAATCGAACGTGTAATCCAGGTACTGAGCCGCCGGACCAAAAACAATCCGGTGCTGATTGGTGAACCTGGGGTTGGTAAAACAGCTATAGCTGAAGGACTGGCCCAAAAAATCATCAACAATGAAATCCCGGAAACGCTGCGTGATAAACGTGTTATGACCCTTGATATGGGATCTGTCGTAGCCGGAACCAAATACCGCGGTGAGTTTGAAGACCGTCTCAAAAAAATCATGGATGAAATTCGTCAGGCCGGCAATATCGTGCTCTTCATCGATGAGCTGCACACCCTGATCGGTGCAGGCGGTGCGGAAGGTGCGATTGACGCCTCCAACATCCTGAAACCGGCTCTTGCCCGTGGTGAGCTGCAGTGCATTGGTGCCACTACCCTGGATGAATACCGCAAATATATTGAAAAAGACGCAGCCCTGGAGCGCCGCTTCCAGCCGATTACGGTGGATCAGCCTTCTCCGGAGGAAGCAGTACAGATCCTGTACGGACTGCGTGACCGTTATGAAGCCCATCACCGGGTGAAGATTACGGATGAAGCGATCGTGGAAGCTGTGAAGCTGTCCGACCGCTACATTCCAGACCGGTTCTTGCCGGACAAAGCGATTGACCTGATTGATGAGGCAGGCTCTAAGGTAAGACTCAACTCTTACACGATTCCGCCGAATCTGAAGGAACTGGAAATGCGTCTCGATGATATCCGCAAGGAGAAGGATTCTGCTGTACAGAGCCAGGAGTTTGAGAAGGCAGCTGCACTGCGGGATACCGAGCAGAAAATCCGTGAGGAGCTCGATACAACCAAGAACCAATGGAAAGAAAAGCAGGGTCGCACTGACTCCCAGGTTACGCCGGAGGATATCGCTCAGGTGGTTGCCAGCTGGACCGGTATTCCGGTCAGCAAGCTGAAGGAAGAGGAGACAGACCGTCTGCTCAACATGGAGGCTCTGCTGCACGAACGCGTAATCGGCCAGGATGAGGCTGTGAAGGCTGTCAGCAGGGCGCTGCGCCGGGCACGTGCAGGTCTTAAAGATCCAAAGCGTCCGATGGGCTCCTTTATCTTCCTAGGACCAACCGGTGTAGGTAAAACTGAGCTTGCCCGTGCACTTGCTGAGGCCATGTTCGGCGATGAGAACGCGGTAATCCGTATCGATATGTCGGAGTACATGGAGAAGCACTCCACGTCCCGCCTTGTAGGGGCGCCTCCAGGGTATGTAGGGTATGAAGAAGGCGGACAGCTGACCGAGAAGGTACGCCGCAAGCCATATTCCGTAGTATTGCTGGATGAGATCGAGAAGGCTCACCCTGAAGTATTCAACATCCTGCTGCAGGTGCTGGAAGACGGACGTCTGACCGATTCCAAAGGACGCGTAGTCGATTTCCGCAACACATTGATTATCCTGACTTCGAACGTAGGGGCACAGGCGATCAAGAAGAATTCGACACTCGGCTTTACCGCTGTACAGGATGCCGGAGCAGATTACAGCAACATGAAGGGCAAAGTTATGGAAGAGCTGAAGAAGAGCTTCCGCCCAGAGTTCCTGAACCGGATCGACGAGATCATCGTCTTCCATTCCCTGGAGGAGAAACACATTGCCGAGATCGTTACACTCATGTCCGACGAGCTGCGCAAGCGGCTGCGTGAGTACGACGTTGACTTTGTGCTTACTGACGGCGGAAAAGCCTTCCTGGCCAAAGAGGGCTATGATCCGGCCTTTGGTGCACGTCCGCTCCGCCGTGCGATTCAGAAGCATATTGAAGACCGTCTCTCTGAAGAACTGCTGAAGGGCAACATCAAGAAAGGCGATTCCCTCAAGATTGACGAGGTGAATGGTGAACTTGTAGTTACGACAGTAGATGTTCCGGCTGCACCTTCGCTGGAAAAAGAAGTAGAGGCTGAACAATAA
- a CDS encoding protein arginine kinase: MSSLRFTEQALSDWMRCGGSHSEIVISSRMRIARNLEHLPFPLLASAEQAEEALEQLAPVFQGEATESFGTFELLRLDELTELDKKVLVEKHLISPNLANDSRGGAVILNEDESVSIMINEEDHLRIQCLFPGLQVKEAWSRATAIDDIFEASVNYAFDDRRGYLTSCPTNVGTGLRASVMLHLPALVMTHQINRILSAVNQVGLTVRGIYGEGSEAVGNIFQISNQITLGQTENEIIENLHGVVTQIIEHERNARERLLTDSALRITDRIKRSYGIMAYAAVMELKESAQRLSDLRLGVDLGILEGPPISVLNELNVKTQPGFLQKMFGDELSATERDMYRAKLLRETLGLQH, from the coding sequence ATGTCAAGTCTCCGGTTTACCGAGCAAGCACTTAGTGACTGGATGCGCTGCGGCGGCAGCCATTCTGAGATTGTAATCAGCAGCCGTATGCGTATCGCCCGCAATCTGGAGCACCTGCCTTTTCCACTGCTGGCTTCAGCCGAACAGGCGGAGGAAGCATTGGAACAGCTCGCCCCTGTATTTCAGGGGGAGGCAACAGAAAGTTTTGGCACCTTTGAACTGCTAAGGCTGGATGAGCTTACTGAGCTGGACAAAAAAGTACTGGTGGAGAAGCATCTGATCAGTCCCAACCTGGCCAATGATTCCCGGGGCGGCGCAGTTATCCTGAACGAGGATGAGTCGGTCAGCATTATGATCAATGAAGAAGACCATCTCCGTATCCAGTGTTTATTTCCCGGCCTGCAGGTGAAAGAGGCTTGGAGTAGGGCGACGGCGATAGATGATATTTTTGAAGCTTCTGTCAATTATGCATTTGATGACAGAAGAGGATATTTAACCAGTTGTCCCACTAATGTGGGCACCGGCCTCCGGGCTTCAGTGATGCTTCATTTACCGGCTCTCGTGATGACCCATCAGATTAACCGGATTTTATCCGCCGTGAACCAGGTGGGGCTGACTGTAAGAGGAATTTATGGTGAGGGCAGCGAAGCAGTAGGGAACATCTTTCAGATTTCCAATCAGATTACACTGGGTCAGACGGAAAATGAAATCATTGAGAATCTTCACGGTGTGGTTACCCAGATCATTGAGCATGAACGAAATGCCCGGGAACGCCTGCTGACAGATTCGGCACTGCGGATTACCGACCGGATCAAACGCTCGTATGGGATCATGGCTTATGCCGCTGTGATGGAGCTTAAGGAGTCGGCTCAGCGCCTCTCGGATTTACGTTTAGGAGTGGATCTTGGGATTCTGGAAGGGCCGCCGATTTCAGTGCTCAATGAGCTGAACGTCAAGACACAGCCTGGTTTTCTGCAAAAAATGTTCGGAGACGAGCTTTCAGCCACCGAACGAGATATGTACCGGGCGAAACTGCTCCGGGAGACACTGGGATTACAACATTAA
- a CDS encoding UvrB/UvrC motif-containing protein — protein MLCQECGVKPATLHFTKIVSGEKTEFHICESCAREKGELIPGTAGGFSIHSLLSGLLDLEGAGKEKSAATKNVQGLHCENCGMTYSQFSKLGRFGCSSCYKYFDSTLDPLFRRVHGSTAHVGKLPKRAGAQIMCKRQIDELKHELQESIMHEEFETAAELRDRIRKLEKEMAQE, from the coding sequence ATGCTTTGCCAGGAATGCGGCGTCAAACCGGCAACCCTACATTTCACTAAAATTGTGAGTGGAGAGAAGACGGAATTTCATATTTGTGAAAGCTGTGCACGTGAGAAGGGGGAACTGATTCCCGGAACGGCGGGAGGTTTCTCGATACACAGCCTGTTGTCCGGCCTGCTTGATCTTGAAGGGGCCGGCAAGGAGAAGTCAGCAGCGACCAAGAATGTCCAAGGTTTGCATTGCGAGAATTGCGGTATGACGTATTCCCAGTTCAGCAAGCTTGGACGTTTCGGCTGCAGCTCCTGTTATAAATATTTTGACAGCACGCTGGACCCGCTCTTTAGGAGGGTTCATGGCAGTACCGCGCATGTAGGTAAGCTGCCGAAGCGGGCCGGTGCACAGATTATGTGTAAACGGCAAATCGATGAGTTGAAGCACGAGCTGCAGGAAAGCATCATGCATGAAGAGTTCGAAACCGCAGCCGAGCTGAGGGACAGAATACGCAAACTTGAAAAAGAAATGGCACAAGAGTAA
- a CDS encoding CtsR family transcriptional regulator, which yields MRNISDIIEQYLKNILHESPEGTVEIQRNDLADQFSCVPSQINYVISTRFTLEKGYVVESKRGGGGYIRIQRFELPQNVALYAHLKSTIGNDIDQNSAEGLIYQLEEARFLSKREACLMRAAVSRECLTVHLPYRDEIRAKIMKAMLISLLGK from the coding sequence ATGCGTAATATCTCTGATATTATCGAACAATATCTGAAGAATATTTTGCATGAAAGTCCCGAAGGTACGGTGGAAATCCAGCGCAATGATCTGGCGGACCAGTTCTCATGCGTGCCGTCACAGATCAATTATGTCATCAGTACACGCTTTACTTTGGAAAAGGGCTATGTGGTGGAGAGTAAGCGCGGCGGCGGAGGTTATATCCGGATTCAGCGTTTTGAGCTGCCCCAGAATGTGGCGCTGTATGCTCATCTCAAATCTACAATAGGAAATGATATTGATCAGAATTCCGCCGAAGGGCTGATTTATCAGCTTGAGGAAGCCCGCTTTCTAAGCAAGCGTGAAGCGTGCCTCATGCGCGCCGCTGTTTCCCGGGAATGCCTGACGGTTCATCTGCCGTACCGGGATGAGATTCGTGCCAAGATTATGAAGGCCATGCTAATCTCTTTGTTGGGCAAATAA
- a CDS encoding GNAT family N-acetyltransferase — translation MEIRQLQVEEFEPSLTLSEYAFKYTVSGEDRLKQEQKFKPERVWGIFEDGKLSAKLTLLPLQAYIQGQAISMGGIAGVATWPENRRQGYVAKLLKHILQVMNENGQTLSMLHPFLIPFYRKFGWEIYCEYKKYTIPVAKFPLKTDIEGSVRRDSANLEVLDQLYNQFAAQYSGTLLRTKEWWQNNVLDKDTHHSVFFSEQGEAEGYVLYKLENNQLVIDEFVFLNEKARRGLWTFLANHDSMVTGAELKLVPSDDILPFLLPDPRIPQENYPYFMARIVNAQAFVEAFSFNMLTETVKHTVYIQDEQAPWNEGVWEWTVNNQGAGSLTRLDSTDMQADLSCSIGTLTVLLMGYKRPQELARYGRISGSAEAVKWLEEITPQAKTALFDFF, via the coding sequence GTGGAAATAAGACAGCTGCAGGTAGAGGAATTCGAGCCAAGTCTTACCCTGTCCGAGTATGCATTTAAGTATACAGTGTCCGGTGAAGACCGGTTAAAGCAAGAACAGAAGTTTAAGCCGGAGAGAGTGTGGGGGATTTTTGAGGATGGGAAACTGAGCGCCAAGCTGACTTTGCTTCCTCTACAGGCTTATATTCAGGGACAAGCAATCTCCATGGGAGGCATTGCCGGAGTAGCAACTTGGCCGGAGAATCGCAGACAAGGCTATGTTGCTAAGCTTTTGAAGCATATTCTGCAAGTAATGAATGAGAACGGGCAGACGTTATCGATGTTGCATCCGTTTCTGATTCCCTTTTACCGCAAGTTCGGTTGGGAGATTTACTGTGAGTATAAGAAATACACGATTCCCGTGGCTAAATTCCCGTTAAAAACGGACATCGAGGGCAGCGTCCGGCGGGATAGCGCAAATCTGGAAGTATTGGACCAGTTGTATAATCAGTTCGCTGCCCAATACAGCGGCACGTTGCTGCGAACCAAGGAATGGTGGCAGAATAATGTGCTGGATAAGGATACGCATCACAGTGTGTTTTTTTCAGAGCAGGGTGAAGCGGAAGGGTATGTGCTGTATAAGCTGGAGAATAATCAACTGGTTATCGATGAGTTTGTCTTTTTGAATGAGAAGGCGCGCCGGGGATTATGGACTTTTCTTGCTAACCACGATTCAATGGTCACCGGTGCGGAGCTGAAGCTGGTGCCATCCGATGATATCCTGCCGTTTTTGCTGCCGGATCCTCGAATTCCGCAGGAGAATTATCCTTATTTCATGGCGCGGATCGTAAATGCCCAGGCTTTTGTGGAAGCATTTTCTTTCAATATGTTAACAGAAACGGTGAAGCACACCGTATATATTCAAGATGAGCAGGCCCCATGGAACGAGGGGGTATGGGAGTGGACAGTGAACAATCAGGGGGCTGGTTCGCTTACACGCTTAGACTCAACAGACATGCAAGCTGACCTGAGCTGCAGTATTGGCACACTGACGGTGCTGTTAATGGGATATAAGCGTCCCCAAGAGCTGGCCCGGTACGGAAGGATATCCGGAAGTGCGGAAGCCGTGAAGTGGCTGGAGGAGATAACACCGCAGGCGAAGACAGCTTTGTTCGACTTTTTCTGA